In Tachysurus vachellii isolate PV-2020 chromosome 12, HZAU_Pvac_v1, whole genome shotgun sequence, the following are encoded in one genomic region:
- the LOC132854777 gene encoding trace amine-associated receptor 13c-like — MPVLMNLTVFNQSNRCDLFSCPESSVSPAVYILLYVCSAAVVLLTVCGNLLIIISVIHFKQLHTPTNMLVLSLAVSDFFIGALVMPAMFIWTIESCWIFGGDLCIVFSLTYSFLTTISIYNITLIAVDRYLALSNPFLYMNRVSVRIGCVVIIFNWCVMLIYILTFMYFNFTNSVMCPGECLIIVNEVWYVIDLIYSFIFPFSFIIILYSQVFVIPKKHVTAIRELNNHTRPKTQKIISHSMKSERKAAKVLGILVSVFLVCLLPYFIYSLLGNVIELQTEIFQELLIILYVNSTINPVIYALFYPWFRRCVKLTVTLQIFQTDSSLINVLS, encoded by the coding sequence atgcctgTATTGATGAATCTGACAGTGTTTAATCAGTCTAATCGCTGTGATCTTTTCTCCTGTCCAGAGAGCTCTGTATCTCCTGCAGTTTATATCTTACTGTACGTGTGTTCAGCTGCTGTGGTTCTGCTAACAGTGTGTGGAAATctgctcatcatcatctctgttattcacttcaagcagcttcacacaccaacaaacatgctggtgctctctctggctgtgtcGGATTTCTTCATTGGAGCTTTAGTGATGCCAGCAATGTTCATCTGGACAATTGAGTCATGCTGGATTTTTGGGGGAGATCTCTGCATTGTCTTTTCTTTAACTTATAGCTTCCTTACAACAATATCAATCTATAATATCACTCTGATTGCTGTGGATCGATATTTGGCTCTCTCAAACCCCTTTCTCTACATGAACAGAGTCTCTGTGAGGATCGGTTgtgttgtaattatttttaactgGTGTGTGATGCTGATCtatattttaacattcatgtattTCAATTTCACAAATTCTGTAATGTGTCCTGGAGAGTGTTTAATCATTGTGAATGAGGTTTGGTATGTAATTGATctcatatattcatttatatttccattttctttcataATCATATTGTATAGTCAAGTTTTTGTGATTCCTAAGAAACATGTCACTGCTATCAGAGagcttaataatcacacacggcctaaaacacagaaaatcatctcacactccatgaaatctgagagaaaagcagctaaagtcctcggtattttagtgtctgtgtttctggtgtgtttacttccatattttatttacagtttattagggAATGTTATTGAACTACAGACAGAAATATTTCAGGAACTTCTGATCATACTCTATGTTAATTCCACTATTAATCCAGttatttatgctttattttatcCGTGGTTCAGGAGGTGTGTTAAGTTAACTGTAACTTTACAAATATTTCAGACAGACTCCTCATTAATCAATGTACTTTcatga